Below is a genomic region from Homalodisca vitripennis isolate AUS2020 unplaced genomic scaffold, UT_GWSS_2.1 ScUCBcl_2468;HRSCAF=7267, whole genome shotgun sequence.
tCTGCTAGCAATTAAGCCGAATCAGAAGTAACATTTTTAACAGGGGTAGTGAAAGACCCCAAACAATCTAACGAAAGTCTTATTAATCAATCAAACAAAGTAAACTCattaatttcacatatttaaatGTCATATTACTGTACTTAGTTTGGTTTACATTGTTTACTTTATCATTTTCTTATTGATATCATggttctaatataaaaatgttttctaaagctcagcaaaattccaagaagtgacatgcaacatcatcgaaCTAAATTTTCCTATAGAAAAATGAaacttcttgcaaaatttcaagtctatacatcaaattaattgttagtatattttatcaaaattaatacgTATGTCAAAAATTGATTAGGATTtcctaaattattaaatataaattcctaaGGTGACCATTCAGGTAGTGTACGATAAGCCGAACccgattttttatatcaaagaatataatcatcgattacctaatattcgcatcttgaatcctagactatcaattgatataaaagtatctatagtcctaaaGACTTgacataaaatctatttataagtACATTCATCAAGAATTGTCTTTCCATTGTCTTTCTGTCAAGAATTGTACATTGTCTTTCCAGTAAAGTAAGAAACTACTCACAAATACGCTAGAAGACATCTTTGATTTCTCTCCAATGCTGCTTTCTCCAGTTTCACTTCTGGAAATATTTCGTTTGCATCGACATCTGTAGTAGAATTCCTGAAAGGAacaattgtatacattaaatttacacaCCTGCAAGAAgctttattaacttttttgtgGAGTCttacaatacataaattaaaccCTTACTTAAAAACAAACGTTGTTCCCTAAGTTTTGAATTTCTTAAAGTTGTAAAATCAACCTTGTGATGATAATACAGATAAATGATACAGAAATGTGTCTTTTgttggataaaatattttcaaattagagTAACTACTGACGTAGTATTCAATATTACTTACATCGCTTCAGAGATTTGTTCACACAGCATTCTCATTTCTTCGAATACAAGTCTTACCCGATCATCCCTGCAATAAATTACttaatgtaaattacaaacattttagaaaGACTATCCGTAATGTTTTACTCTTAAACCTCTACTATTAATCTACTATTTCCTGTAAAGGAAAATGCAATATCCATGGTTCTTAAATCAATGAAGTGTATgattgaatgaaaattatttttaagaccAGCAACTGTTTTAGAATAACTTTTTATACCTAACTAGTATTCAATGAAAAAGgtatatataagaaattattattataattcttaggatttatcaagaaatattttgaggtacagatatattaataatattgatcaCAGTGCACAATGATAATcacaaattaatattcatttctaatattaaaaatatagtttgagaGAATGAGCAGAATGCATTAATAGCATTGAAATTATGATTGGTAATCTACATGAAGAGGTATAGTCTATTTTAACACTGTCTcacaggtgcacaattgagtgcactacgatgtagAGTTCAATTTTGAGTTTCTGTTGCCaaatttttggatcccttcataagaacatgactccagatttcaggaatcaattctgtgacagcatcagattacACATgcctgcactaagaggaaggtgaactgaagctacactaaatattcacattgaatcatgTTTTCCAAGCATAGTTATGTTGTGTAGATTACTTGAATGTTTTTATGAGAATCTAAAATCAATGATATTAAtggaaatattgtaatttataaacaatgataatgataatgatgCCTGCAACCCTACCTTGAATACCAAAACCGCACATAGTTTGGGTAACAGAATGTtagtattttatcaaaattaatacgTATGTCAAAATTGATTAGGATTtcctaaattattaaatataaattcctaaGGTGACCTTCAGGTAGTGTACGATAAGCGGGACccgatttttttatatcaaagaacataatcattgatacctaatattcgcatcttgaatcctagactatcaattgatataaaagtatctatagtcctaaataacaatcatatgttttaaattaaaacacgaGTATATAGGAATAtagaaaactcataaataattatgagccaCAATTTGTATGGTTTATGtcatatataaaaaaccgggtccacttatcgtaccctaccctgaCTTTCTGATAATTTTATCAGCATTTAGAAGaagttatgatatttttttaaactggacctagtttgtaaaataaacttcattaatgTACTGAAATCAATCTATGGAGGTACTTACAATCAAATGGCAATAAACCTTCCCCCTGCTCCTTTCCAAATCTTTAATTAGTTCAAAGGCTTTGTCTCctatcattttttaaaataacaatttcaaacaatataaCCTCGATAATAGCATAGATGTTACAGTACAAgagtttgaaataatttgtattgttatgaATCAAATGAATCTTAGTTATATGACAAATGATgactacaaatatttaattaaataattttattactgtgtgagtatacatacaaaacaaaactaactAGAAATTGACATTGACGActccaaaacaaacaaaactagcAAACTACACAGCAGACCAGAAGACCGATATAACCTGTTGATTGGGCAGCTGTTTGTGCTTTGATTCCCGCCAAATTCAACCCTTCTCCACCACCCATCACAACGGCAGTGGCGATGGACTTGGAAGACATCAGGATCAAATCCATGGTGCTTCAAATCTGATATATGTtacttttacttgtattttaacaCTTGAATGCATGATTGCAATAGATTCAAGTAAGTcatcaatattgatatttcttaaaaatgtattattaattttattgtttgtggtCTTTACGACTACAACGACgactaaactaaatattttatgtctaaatataaactatattattaacatatataagTAATTAACTATTAACTAAAAGTGCTCCTTCTACTTAATCGTCATTTACTGGTTCATTAATAATTAGGcctgaataattttaattggcaattttatatacaattttggaTACAATGTAAAGATACAACTCAAGTCATCTTAACTTCTATTGGATTCTTCTTACAAGAGActacattttataagtaaattattaaatttatagtttaaattagtaatgtttaaggaaagaaaataataatttacaggaAGGAATTCTATATTTGAGTATCAATAATAATACTTTCAGATTAATGAATATCAtaagattttggaaatatataatattgtgaaGACATGTGACTTGTTCTTGTGTGCGTATGCAATCCCCTGTCAAGAAATGCAAGAGTAATAAATTCTATCGCAGTGGAGGATGGAAAGTATGGTATACCTTCCACAGTGCAAGGTAAGTACAAAATATGAGACTTTGCTAGGCATGACTGGGTAGGCGAATTTGAAGAGAAAGTTAACTAGTTGTTAAGGTGTCAGGGAATTCATAAAACGATTGTAATACGCATTTCCACTTGCCCCTCTGGTAATTACCAACCTGTCACTAGCGTCTATAATCAGCTATCTgtgcaaaacaaaaacaagttagttaaaacaaaagattaaaattagtttaatgtttAAGAGAAATTGGCTGAATTTAAACCAATGTATGAAATAGCCATATAGTAAGAAGAAACCTAACATAGCAGCTGTTTGGTAAATCAAGTAGTTTTTTTTACCAGGATACATACCAAAGATAGCCTATTTCCCACTTTCCGAATTCCAATTACGATATGGCCTTGTTGCACGTGAAATATTTGCTATCAATCTTCAATGAATCCTCACTATACAAAAAAAGTGTCTTAGAACATTACTAGAACTTCACCATAAGAAAACTTGTAGAAATTCCTTCACACTCTTAGACATCATCTCTGTTGTCTCTTTTTATATTCATAACGCGATAATGTATGCTGTTACGGGAGAATTTGCCGAGGAATAGGTGTGGCGTTTCATCACATAAGAAATGGGATGCTCTCTAGCCTTAAAGTACATTACCTAAGGCTGTCTGAGGCCTGAGCGAAACCCCTCCTAAATGAGAGCAAAGGTGTATATTTGCATGCCAACAACCCTCCAGCCCAAAGGAGGCAGGAGTTTTGGAAATGGCTTTACACAGATGGCTCCTGGATCGACCGTATTactcaataaaacatttctttttaaagagcgttaaacaaaaatttgcaatattttgaaCATCGTGTACTTAACTGAATCATATTTCTGTGACACCtgtttataaacttataagtTGGTAAATTAAGTAATACTCATTCATTCAACCAATAAATGTGCCTCCCAAAAAggaacatacaattttaatttaaggcaCTCTATAATGTAGAGTTTAATAATTTTCAGTGCAAATTCGAGgggttttagaatttttaatctTAGCATAAAgtgtattgtaaaacaacaagtaGGTAGAATGCGAGTACGCGACAAGTCAAATCAGATgattaatgaactaaacaaacgAATCATCATGAACTGATGAACTAAATTGCCATACCTTTTGTTAGccaaatatagtttatatatttattgtattatcatagcttgttattgttaaatttaaccttctATTTACCTTAATGTTGCATGTTATTTTtctaacttataataaattagagTGTTTAACATTTTGTTGCCTCTTTTATTCGTTGCTTATTTTGAGATAGTTAAGCTGCATTGtcaattagtttaaacattactatacttaaatgatttattattgttatgtttctgGTTTATATTACGCTATCTATTTgcttgaataattaatttatgtgcaTTGTAAATGGGGTTTGGAATGGATACATGATAAATCATGGATAGTGATGTCATATGTACCTACCTATATGTGCAACCCTAGTGTACAATATATTTGCTCCTCATGTCTTCTTTACTATTCCTCTATTTTCCCTGAGcattggttaaaaaatataatacgcAGAATTTCCAATTTGGCGGTAAAATGTACCTGATGTAATTGAACCTaagaaaaatcaacaaaaaccCAACACCAAGAGATGATAAAATGGAGGGAGAACTTCGAAAGAAACGTTGCCGGGTTTTCTCAAAGAAAATAATGGAATTAAGGAAGGATTTGAAGTGGTTGATCATGATGTTAGATCAGAAGTTGTgatacaaaagttataataaaatgtggCTCCATTGATCATTGCATATTTATCTTTGCTTAGGAGTTAATATCCTCTCACTGCTTGTGtatctttttgtaatttagttgTAGAACTGAAACACGATGTCGTTCCAAAGTAAGTAAACTTAGGTGTGAAAGATAACATTGCGAGAATTTAGTGGATacgttcaataattttagaatattgttgattttcaaactaaaattttaggttctttttaacatgttacaataaattaagtttacttaaaaaaaaaaaattgtatagcaCAAATTATTGTTAGTTTGCTATCACAAGATAGGATTATTTGAAACTTGTGTGGTTTCTATatagatattttagaaataataattttaaaatgtataactccATTTCAATAGCCTATGTATGGTTATTCTTCTGTCGAGACACAAACattgttaaattacaaattatttttgttttaaaattaagccTTTACATGACTTTAAGTTTGTTTCCCATGTTGCAGGgatttaaacttaacaaaatCAGATCatcattacttaaaaaaattatatttcaaacaaaatatataaactgctCTCGAAGTGTGCCTATCAGGGATACTACTATATAtcacaaaacaactttttatttttcaatattaaggCTAAAGTTATTCGTAAGTTAATGTCCTAAGTCTACCtcagaatttatataaaaaaggttcttatactaaaataaattgaacaaacTTAAATGTATCATAATTAGACCTTAATGCTCAATTGTAGTCTATgctatttatttactaattctgtttttacttgtttaaataacagattattatattataaaatcagactgtgaaaaaaaccttaaaacaagATGAAAAGAACAATGTTGCGCAAAGTAGAATATCGGTACCTACCATACCATATATTTTACTCAagttggctgaacgttagtgaaacGTATCACTTAAGGgctagaaaaatgtaatttctgtctgttttgCACAAAACCTCGTAAAAAAACAGACCCatagactagaaattttgtatgaagcttcatttctataagagGTGACATTGAGTTCAATTGGTAGTGCATGTTACTTCTTGGGATTTGGTTGTTCGTGTATAAACACTTATATTGTCCTGTGGGTAACTTTGATAGAAGCgaaaaaattgcagaataaataaatttgtaagcaaactgagcataatcatatattttaaacatgtgacCGTACTGAACATAGCTGtagatgtaaaattttacatgcaaccgcagcgaagcctgttactagTTACATGGTGTGGTGGATTCTTACCTTGTCTATTTTTACAGTTGTTTTTATTCACATCCTATAGATAATAGGGTTAGGAAAAATGTTACATAGCCTAGTctgtttattcattttgtaagttTTCCTTTGGCTGTTTCAGCATGCAGATATCATGTGGTCAAGTCAATagcttaactaaataaaataaaaaatacattaaaaataagtaaaaaaaaatcctaatagctcacaattattattttcattatttcattaaggTATTGCAGTGTATTCAATGCTCTCTTGTTTTTATTGTGAACCCAATTTCTTTTCCAGAATGGaggaagaaaaaagaaaaagctatCAATGAAGGAAATTTAGATGAACTATTTTTAGCATGTTCAGAATTAGCAGAGCTGTACACAAGTAAAGAAGAATTTGAGAATGCCCTCGAAGAATACAAGGTATTACAAtatatcatttattacatttttaatagatgCATTATACgttaattgaaattaatcttTTTCCTGAAAATGATGTTATCTTGATGTCACTCTCAATTTGTTATATATTCCCAAAGTTTATTGCGAGAGGTATCCCATAACATGCCCAGAAAAACATTCTACATAGCATGTCCAGCGGAATGTCTTGTCTCTAGAATGGATTTGCTTTGTAAAAACATGTAACACCTGTTTACTTATGGCTCAAATACAATTCGATTTTTGATCTGTCCACTAATAAAGTTCTACTCTAGATATAAATCGGTGTATGTATTTGTTCTTTTAACAGCTATTTCATATTTTGACAAAGGCATgaataataacttaatttgttCCATCATTTGTCTTCTCTGTAACAAATCGAACTCATTAGTTTCTTTTGAGTTCCACTACGTCCCCAGCTAGATAGAGAAAACTTTATAGCACAAAAATGAAATATGTGTAATGTACTGGCAATTTGTTCTGCTTGCTTTGTTAGAAttttgggtactttggtattatctggaggcaactctgtccctatctactacttgttattacacaataaaacatatgtttagaTTAGGTTAATCTAATTATGAATAATTACGTTACTACTAGTAACAAAGTTAAAGTTAAGCTTTAAGAGGGTTCAAGTAATTTGAGCTTGAATTTGAGTACTATCTCTTTTGAGAGGGATGTGTttcttttttcgccagaagtgtgGGGTGGTTCTGAAGTCTTCACTGATGGCAaggggcatttccgattggtgctgtcccgacctcagatcacctGACAGATCATCTGATGGAGAAGTTGAATGATCTGGCATGTGGTCTGAGTAAATTGGAAATGTCGCAAATTAGAATGGGCCATCCCTCGGACTTCTGGTGAAAAATAATAACTCCCTCTAATTAATACctaaattcaagttcagatcatGTGAGCACTCGTAAATGTTAAcctattttttttcatatttataatacgtatgtatgtatttacctacttacataatctaataataaatagtagataCGGACAGAGTGGTTTCCAGATATTACTTTAAAGCACCGAGTTTTGTCACATTTCTCTGTGTTATAGTTCTTTTAAATTCCTCCCTCCCCCATTTGCCATCACAAACTATCTTCCCATTACTGGTGGCATAAAATGATGATGgcttgaatgaaaaaaaaacctttctgaTGGTATAGCTTCATCATGATTTTGAAGTCTTTTTGTTGAGCACTGCATTCATCTGTGAAATACTGAACTTTTTTAACATCTGGGAATGCATTATTGAtatattcaattgtttttattggatacaattttataatagcGACGTCATGTTTCAGATATGAAAATGAGTCAGGCTTCTTTTAATTCACTTTCATATTTTGTGTATATCCCAGTGTACAACTGATGTGTATCCAGTGTACAACTGATGTGTATCCAGTGTACAACTGATGTGTATCCAGTGTACAACTGATGTGTATCCAGTGTACAACTGATGTGTATCCAGTGATGGGAATAAACTTCATTTTGCAATAAATCTGCAGTTTTTCAGCACAGTTCATTATTACAGTGGCTTCATCaagatgaaatttttttttagtaatgtttacattaacCACAGTAGCTATAACAATCTAAAACCTGAATTATGAATTCTGAAAAGAGTATGTTCCACTTCCAGaaagtatttttagatatttgCGATCATAATTTCAGTAAAGcatgaactattttagaccaaaaGTCGTAGCtcatagctttcttagtaaaATAACTTATGATGTAATGTGATAGGGTCCTAGATATTTTTGATATGGAGTTAATATATCATCATGTCATGTACCCATTTTTAATTGTGATTAAGAGAATCAGCAGTTAAGTGAAATGGGGAGTAATTCTTACTTCAGGTTTTGCACTTTTAAGAGAGTTTCtagttcaaatatattatattaccaaCGCCAAATTGGAGTTTGCTAATTTACTCagagaaacaatatttatagctATATATAATTTCGTAGCGAGGATGAATTCAAAACAGTATAGATTTCTAAATTTAATGCATATAGAtactgttattgaaaattaaaaattaaaatcaacatcaGTAGTATCAACACACTTTAATAATTCTTACATTATGACGGTTGTCATCCATTCCATACTACGATGGAgtcctataatatttttgtaataaagtatttcagtgttttgtgtatgagcatttctggttcgagtgaatttaTTTCCGATGCCGATGTTGAGTTTGCTTTCGAagatttaaataagaagtgttgttactatcaagcttactctatgcatTCGCActataaagtaaacatatttaaaatattggttttattgaataaacataaaatagtgcTGTCATGACATAATGTTTTCCACATTACAGTTGATTACGTGTaacactttaatttaatattacaactttaatataacaactttagagaccaagatgggatttttcattattaagaatatccatgtaaaatttcaatatacaatcagttgaatagtttacggtTGAAAGCAAAACAAGCAATCAAAggcattttcgcatttataatattattaggattaaaaCAGAGATGatgcatatttatataatttttattgtatttaggaaatttgtagaaatgaagaattgtatttatgaaattatgagattttttattgtgttcatagtttgtttgactttttttaaagaaagtttaataAAGACGTTAATTGTGTAAATTgtgtttacatttacaaattagtGAGTTATAATtaagcttataatatttttagggaataagtaaatacattatatgattgatcttagaaataattttttttatctaaccaTGCTTTACTATTCATCATAACACCAAAAATTGTATATGCTAAGTTTGATAGTATATAACTTCCtttaactaactaactaactcaAAAGCTCACTGATTTTACACCcttttcactattttaaaactCTTACTGTACTCTTTCCAGTGGTAATACTTTTAACAGGTTATACAGTGACAGAAATTAGTCATGAGCGTTTTTTTTTAGAAACCATGTCAGATTTTGTTCGAAAATCAGCCTTTTCTACTTTAGAGCTAAGTCTCTCCCTAAAGAAAATTACTATCTAAACTCTAATTACATCCTTAATAACTGCATGAAAACCTGaaaaaatagtcaaattaaaaaaaattgaataaaaatgagcATTTGAGAAAGAAAATCGCAGAAAATGTTAGTCTACAAAAATAGCAATATTTCATGAAACGAAGAAATTATATCTCTTGACCTAATCAATGAAGGACTGTCAAATTATTGGCAACTATCTAATGTCCATAAATggaataaacttacaaaatttcgTTGAAATCTGTGATAGTGGGTTACACCTCCTAGATGACTTAATATGGAATAACCCaacagtttaatattattatttgctatttttactCTACTGTACTTTGCAAAATGTTGCAGGAAGCAAAAAGAGCAGCAGAAGCAGCAAACAACACTATCAATGTGGCAGTTGCCCACAGGATGATCGGTGAAGTGTATAGCAGCATGCAGAAGTATGATTTTGGCCGTAAAACACGAGTTGAAGTATTTAGGtgagtatacattttataaatctaaaataaacgtaaaaattgtaaatgtatttttctaggtacataaaaaaattaggcTTTCTGTTGGATGATTATTCTTTAAACCTCTGCTATATTTTACGTAATTGGAACGGCtcatttactataatattttatgcttactcttaagtatttaaaagttttcttcgGTCTTAACCCTTACCGAGCCAATGACGTTTACTAaacgtcatgcctaaactagcgctaaaagccaacgacgtccactgacgcaaaatcaattttttattttaatattatttaaaagcatttctgggtaacaaacttagtaaaaactgtcAAACAAGGTTTATCTAAACAAGAGACAATCGTTCGTGTCTATTTTGAAGATCACGACTGTTGTTCGATCGAAAAAAATAGCGGGCGGCCGGATGTTCATGAGTCTCCTGCAGAGCCTACGACGTCTACTGATGCGCGCTTAGTCCGCCTGTAGCCTTCCGTGAGgttagatgtttattcgcccttccattttcgatccACGGagttatcttttcaattttgatgttaatcaatatttttaatcaatttgcagtgtagtttatgtattattattattgtgatgtagggctttattgtcaagttttttttttagttca
It encodes:
- the LOC124372061 gene encoding tonsoku-like protein; protein product: MSFQKWRKKKEKAINEGNLDELFLACSELAELYTSKEEFENALEEYKEAKRAAEAANNTINVAVAHRMIGEVYSSMQKYDFGRKTRVEVFRVWPGRRMTRWRSRELLQTSATCT